In Cryptomeria japonica chromosome 10, Sugi_1.0, whole genome shotgun sequence, a genomic segment contains:
- the LOC131060808 gene encoding autophagy-related protein 8C-like → MAKNTFKKEQPFEKRQAEAARIREKYSDRIPVIVEKAEKSDLPDIDTKKFLVPGGLTVGQFVYVIRKRIKLSAEKALFIFLNNVLPPTGALMSAVYEDHKDEDGFLYLTYNGENTFG, encoded by the exons ATGGCCAAGAATACTTTCAAGAAGGAACAACCATTTG AGAAGAGGCAAGCTGAGGCTGCAAGGATACGTGAAAAGTACAGTGATAGGATACCT GTTATAGTTGAGAAGGCAGAGAAAAGTGACTTACCTGACATTGACACAAAAAA atttttggtGCCAGGAGGTCTTACTGTGGGGCAATTTGTGTATGTGATACGGAAGAGGATAAAGTTGAGTGCAGAAAAAGCATtgtttatttttttgaataatgtGCTGCCACCAACTG GGGCTTTGATGTCTGCAGTTTATGAGGACCACAAGGATGAAGATGGATTTCTTTATCTTACATACAATGGTGAAAATACATTTGGTTGA